The following coding sequences are from one Canis lupus baileyi chromosome 23, mCanLup2.hap1, whole genome shotgun sequence window:
- the LOC140615547 gene encoding olfactory receptor 52R1-like, which yields MLASGNSSSHPVFFILLGIPGLENYQFWIAFPLCAMYLVAIVGNFITLHIIRTDHTLHEPMYLFLAMLAITDLALSSSTQPKMLAILWFHAHEIEYHACLIQVFFIHAFSSVESGLLMAMALDRYVAICFPLHHSTILTPTVVGKLGAVVMMRGLLWVSPFCIMVSRMPFCNNHVIAQSYCEHMAVLKLVCADTRVNRAYGLFAAFSVVGFDIIVISISYVMILRTVLGLPSDEAQFKAFGTCASHICVILAFYIPALFTFLTHRFGHHVPRVVHIMFANFYLLVPPMLNPIIYGVRTKQIRDRVIQSCCGKDP from the coding sequence ATGCTGGCATCAGGGAACAGCTCTTCACATCCTGTGTTCTTCATCCTACTTGGGATCCCAGGACTGGAAAATTACCAGTTTTGGATTGCCTTTCCTCTATGTGCCATGTATCTAGTAGCTATAGTTGGAAATTTCATTACCCTTCATATAATCCGAACTGACCACACCCTGCATGAGCCCATGTACCTTTTTCTAGCCATGCTGGCTATCACTGACCTGGCTCTATCCTCCTCCACACAACCTAAAATGCTGGCTATACTCTGGTTTCATGCTCATGAGATTGAATACCATGCCTGCCTCATCCAGGTGTTCTTCATCCATGCCTTTTCCTCCGTGGAGTCCGGGTTGCTCATGGCTATGGCCTTGGACCGTTATGTGGCTATCTGCTTCCCACTCCACCACTCTACTATCCTGACCCCAACTGTAGTGGGTAAACTGGGAGCAGTTGTGATGATGAGAGGTTTGCTATGGGTGAGCCCCTTCTGCATTATGGTCTCCAGGATGCCCTTCTGCAACAACCACGTCATTGCCCAGTCATACTGTGAGCACATGGCTGTGTTAAAGCTGGTGTGTGCAGACACTAGAGTAAACCGTGCATATGGGCTCTTTGCGGCCTTCTCTGTGGTTGGCTTTGATATAATTGTCATCAGTATATCCTATGTGATGATTCTGAGAACTGTTCTGGGGTTGCCCTCTGATGAAGCCCAGTTCAAGGCTTTTGGCACATGTGCTTCCCATATCTGTGTCATCTTGGCTTTTTATATTCCAGCCCTCTTTACTTTCCTCACCCACCGCTTTGGACATCATGTGCCCCGAGTGGTCCATATCATGTTCGCCAATTTCTATCTACTTGTACCTCCCATGCTCAACCCCATCATCTATGGAGTCAGAACCAAGCAGATCAGGGACAGGGTTATTCAAAGTTGTTGTGGAAAAGATCCCTAA